In the Colwellia sp. 20A7 genome, one interval contains:
- a CDS encoding IS256 family transposase codes for MNQKELEAFAKEAAKSIKTGEDLDKFRAMLTKVTVEAALNAELDDHLGYAKHEKTSTPNNRNGFSAKKVKTEDGEFELNTPRDRDGSFEPILVKKNQTRFTSMDDKILYLYGKGMTTRDIVDSFDEFYGAEVSPTLISRVTNAVIEKVDEWQTRPLEPVYPIVYMDCIRLKIREDNKVINKAVYLALGVDVTGQKDLLGMWFSENEGAKFWLNVLTELKNRGVQDILIACVDGLKGFPDAINTAFENTQIQLCIVHMVRNSLKFVPYTDYKAVTKDLKTIYQAINEEQALKALDAFSARWDDKYPSISASWRRHWDNLNTLFIYPNDIRKAIYTTNAIESLNSVIRKAVKNRKVFPNDDSAKKVIYLAITQASKKWTMPIRNWKSALNRFMIEFEDRISDYI; via the coding sequence ATGAACCAGAAAGAACTTGAAGCTTTTGCAAAAGAAGCCGCAAAAAGTATTAAAACAGGCGAAGATTTAGATAAATTCAGAGCTATGCTAACCAAGGTTACTGTTGAAGCGGCATTAAATGCTGAATTAGACGACCACCTTGGTTACGCTAAACATGAAAAAACGAGTACGCCCAACAACCGTAACGGTTTTAGCGCTAAAAAAGTTAAAACCGAAGACGGAGAGTTTGAGCTAAATACACCACGTGACCGTGATGGTAGTTTTGAGCCAATCCTCGTAAAGAAAAATCAAACACGATTCACCTCTATGGACGACAAGATTTTATACCTTTACGGCAAAGGTATGACGACGCGCGATATCGTCGACTCGTTTGATGAATTTTATGGCGCAGAAGTCTCTCCCACCTTAATTTCTCGTGTGACCAATGCGGTAATTGAAAAAGTCGATGAATGGCAAACAAGGCCGTTAGAGCCTGTTTATCCTATCGTTTATATGGACTGTATCCGTCTAAAAATCAGAGAAGATAATAAGGTTATCAACAAAGCGGTTTATTTAGCGCTAGGCGTTGATGTCACAGGGCAAAAGGACTTACTGGGTATGTGGTTCTCTGAAAATGAAGGGGCTAAATTCTGGCTTAATGTGTTGACCGAGCTCAAAAACCGAGGCGTTCAAGATATCCTTATTGCCTGTGTTGATGGTTTAAAAGGCTTTCCTGATGCCATTAATACCGCCTTTGAAAATACTCAAATACAGTTATGTATTGTACATATGGTAAGGAATTCGCTGAAATTTGTGCCTTATACTGATTATAAAGCGGTAACCAAAGACCTAAAAACGATTTACCAAGCCATAAACGAAGAGCAAGCACTGAAGGCATTAGATGCATTCTCAGCACGCTGGGACGATAAATACCCAAGCATATCAGCTTCCTGGCGACGTCATTGGGATAATCTCAATACCTTATTCATTTACCCGAATGATATCCGCAAGGCTATATACACAACGAATGCGATAGAATCGTTAAACAGCGTTATACGCAAAGCGGTTAAAAACAGAAAGGTATTTCCCAACGATGACTCAGCTAAGAAAGTTATTTACTTAGCCATTACTCAAGCATCGAAAAAATGGACTATGCCAATAAGGAATTGGAAATCGGCCTTGAATCGTTTTATGATTGAATTCGAAGACCGTATTTCAGACTATATTTAA
- a CDS encoding DUF2149 domain-containing protein → MRLLDEDEGINPALSVVNLVDVFLVLVAALLIAIAQNPLNPFLAEDVTVIKNAGKENMEIIVKKGNVIESFKSDGKTGSGTGKKTGTAYEMADGNIIYVKE, encoded by the coding sequence ATGAGGCTGCTTGATGAAGATGAAGGCATTAATCCAGCCTTATCAGTGGTTAACTTAGTTGATGTTTTTTTAGTGCTTGTTGCTGCTTTATTAATTGCTATAGCACAAAACCCACTAAACCCTTTTCTTGCTGAAGATGTCACCGTTATTAAAAATGCAGGTAAAGAGAATATGGAAATTATTGTTAAAAAAGGCAATGTTATCGAAAGCTTTAAAAGTGACGGTAAAACAGGGTCTGGCACCGGTAAAAAAACAGGTACTGCTTATGAAATGGCAGACGGCAACATCATTTACGTAAAAGAATAG
- a CDS encoding cobaltochelatase subunit CobN, which produces MKNPLLKLSIILFSLVNIINNAYAEVTDSDIQPTLNKQTQRILFLSTAHANTAKISLLKKVVKERIDSNWHIEQKSAASLSNSINKTNALSTLFNQYDLVILDAVSAREASATFDNYASEVTKANTAIVAFSYLENPSLNKGLTSKAQTDLQNYWKNAGRRNLDNMLSYITVNIIKNNSTSAEVLAADSVPAPIIFPQQGIYHPALPDLIINDLVEYKKRRPVKPQQAKIAILLQRALIESEQTQLIDATIAQLEAKGAYVVPFFFKLSPVTSDYSHLLQVPSEDNENKGQNLTMETDVDLIINFRNIHWANKRKVEFEQFNVPVMHAMTYYSGDKEAWENDMQGVSANMMSFTLVLPENAGVVDPMIVAARNMSDQSTEIIDYQLEHLINKAINVVNLKYKANQDKKLTMFVWGDKDVGASFMNIPDSIEAISQRLAHDGYKTAERDADYFENNVKKILDPFYRDYQLTELLDNDLAELMPIDKYLAWFNTLPTELTKEINEHWGEPKDNFMAVNKNGKDFFVLPRIRNGNMLIMRQPPRSDIKNDENMIYHQGVVPINHFYLAAYYYAREYWQSDAIIHLGTHGSQEYLGGKERGLSIYDQGNLAVWDTPVVYPFIVDDVGEAMQTKRRGRATVISHMTPPFAAAGLEGEIRNLHELMHQYKQLDQGGVKQKTAKQLTELCFDTNICKDLGWQETEIAQKFNEFIDALHIHLEALATANQPLGLHTFGYIPEEPLTISTLIQMLGTEFTRRASEFEHKYYANNLTGEHQESDYQQDAQDENIVHSHTYHEKNHADDNKISPESVTSDSESLPQENDITRLSGYLTVKNYIIDAADQSALRPLAFTDIPESLQADLERGKKLYKSIINIHELDAMVDFLSAKYIPVKSGGDPIRHPESLSTGYNLFGFNPSRVPTKAAFEQGKELVEQMIANYYQKHNVYPDKMAFSLWSIETMRHYGVLESQVLYAMGVKPKWSESGRVIGTEVIPYSELKRPRIDVVLSATGLYRDAFPNVMQMLAKAVNQVAELKEDNNSIWTNSQKVKADLIAEGVDEKEAEYLSTIRIFSNQSGDYGTGVDDAIWSSDTWETDKKISDNYLGKMGYFFGADNTRWGQKAVDKQDNEVQLYAKQLSGTDIALFARSSNLFGMLSTDDPFEYFGSLSLAVRNIDGKSPDMVVANLRDAKNAKAEDAALFLAKELRTRMFHPRWIKELQKEGYSGAVSLAAKMDNFFGWQVVDPNLIRNDQWDEYMDIYIDDKLNLALDEWFKDINPAAFARMMERMLEAERKDYWQADPARLKQLIEQYIEVVNKNDLVILNDAVKEHVNELAQGFGLAPLAAKTMEAMAANAKAQQESNNQQLAEQQKQSENAEQQVEGQKLDKQTAQTIEPDDFIYFTLVITFIIIALGALWQSKKRTLNKQQIYLLSTNNKKK; this is translated from the coding sequence ATGAAAAATCCTCTATTAAAACTTTCCATCATATTGTTTAGCCTTGTTAATATTATTAATAATGCTTATGCAGAAGTAACCGATAGCGATATACAACCTACGCTAAATAAACAAACACAGCGTATATTATTTTTAAGTACTGCCCATGCGAATACCGCAAAAATATCATTATTAAAAAAAGTAGTTAAAGAAAGAATTGATTCAAATTGGCATATTGAACAAAAATCAGCAGCATCATTATCAAACAGCATAAACAAAACAAATGCCTTAAGTACGCTGTTCAATCAATACGACTTAGTAATTCTTGATGCAGTATCCGCTAGAGAAGCGAGCGCAACGTTTGATAATTATGCAAGCGAAGTAACAAAAGCAAATACTGCTATTGTCGCTTTTAGTTACTTAGAAAACCCCAGTTTAAATAAAGGCTTAACGAGTAAAGCACAAACCGATTTACAAAACTATTGGAAGAATGCAGGACGACGTAATTTAGATAATATGTTGTCTTATATTACAGTGAACATCATAAAAAATAACAGCACTAGCGCAGAAGTATTAGCAGCAGATTCAGTACCCGCCCCTATAATTTTCCCACAACAAGGTATTTACCACCCTGCTCTACCAGATTTAATTATTAACGATTTAGTAGAATATAAAAAACGCCGCCCAGTAAAACCTCAACAAGCTAAAATAGCAATATTATTACAACGTGCATTAATCGAATCAGAGCAAACACAATTAATTGATGCCACCATTGCACAATTAGAAGCGAAAGGCGCTTACGTTGTCCCCTTCTTTTTTAAGCTGAGTCCTGTTACGTCGGATTATAGTCACTTATTACAAGTCCCCAGTGAAGATAATGAAAACAAGGGGCAAAACCTAACAATGGAAACCGATGTTGATTTAATTATTAACTTTCGGAATATTCATTGGGCTAACAAACGTAAAGTAGAATTTGAACAATTTAACGTACCTGTTATGCATGCGATGACCTACTACTCAGGTGATAAAGAAGCATGGGAAAATGATATGCAAGGCGTCAGCGCTAATATGATGTCGTTTACCTTGGTTTTACCTGAAAATGCCGGGGTTGTTGATCCAATGATCGTTGCTGCCAGAAACATGAGTGATCAAAGCACCGAAATCATTGACTATCAATTAGAGCATTTAATCAATAAAGCGATCAATGTCGTTAATCTAAAATATAAAGCAAACCAAGACAAAAAACTCACTATGTTTGTGTGGGGCGATAAAGATGTTGGCGCTTCATTTATGAATATTCCAGACAGTATCGAAGCTATTAGCCAGCGTTTAGCTCATGATGGTTATAAAACAGCAGAGCGTGATGCCGACTATTTTGAAAATAACGTGAAAAAAATATTAGACCCCTTCTATCGTGATTATCAGTTAACTGAATTATTAGATAATGACTTGGCAGAGTTAATGCCTATTGATAAATACTTAGCTTGGTTCAATACCTTACCAACTGAATTAACTAAAGAGATCAATGAACATTGGGGCGAGCCCAAAGACAACTTTATGGCCGTAAATAAAAACGGTAAAGACTTCTTTGTACTGCCTCGTATTCGTAATGGTAACATGTTAATTATGCGACAACCGCCACGCTCTGATATTAAAAATGATGAAAACATGATTTACCATCAAGGCGTAGTTCCGATAAATCACTTCTATCTGGCTGCTTATTATTACGCTCGAGAGTATTGGCAATCAGACGCGATTATTCATTTAGGTACTCACGGTTCACAAGAATATTTAGGTGGTAAAGAGCGCGGTTTGTCTATTTATGATCAAGGTAATTTAGCAGTTTGGGATACGCCTGTTGTTTACCCTTTTATCGTTGATGATGTTGGTGAGGCCATGCAAACCAAGCGTCGTGGACGTGCAACTGTCATTTCACATATGACACCGCCCTTTGCTGCAGCAGGTTTAGAAGGTGAAATACGTAATTTACATGAATTAATGCACCAATATAAACAGTTAGATCAAGGTGGTGTAAAACAAAAAACAGCTAAACAGCTTACTGAGTTATGTTTTGACACTAACATCTGTAAAGATTTAGGTTGGCAAGAAACAGAAATAGCACAAAAGTTTAATGAATTTATTGATGCGCTACATATTCACTTAGAAGCATTAGCAACAGCTAATCAACCATTAGGTTTACATACCTTTGGTTATATTCCTGAAGAGCCACTAACAATATCAACCTTGATACAAATGTTAGGCACTGAGTTTACTCGTCGTGCTAGTGAGTTTGAACATAAATACTACGCGAACAATTTAACCGGTGAACATCAAGAAAGTGATTACCAGCAAGATGCTCAGGATGAGAATATAGTTCATAGTCATACTTACCATGAAAAAAATCATGCCGATGATAATAAAATATCACCCGAAAGTGTGACCTCTGATTCTGAGAGTTTACCGCAAGAAAACGACATCACACGTTTATCAGGGTATTTAACCGTAAAAAACTATATTATTGATGCTGCTGATCAATCTGCCTTACGCCCATTAGCATTCACCGATATACCTGAGTCTTTACAAGCTGATTTAGAGCGCGGTAAAAAACTCTATAAAAGCATTATCAATATTCATGAACTTGATGCCATGGTCGACTTCCTTAGCGCTAAATATATTCCGGTAAAATCAGGTGGTGATCCTATTCGTCATCCGGAATCACTATCAACAGGCTACAACTTATTTGGTTTTAATCCCTCTCGTGTTCCTACCAAAGCAGCTTTCGAGCAAGGTAAAGAGCTAGTCGAGCAAATGATTGCCAACTACTATCAAAAGCATAACGTTTATCCAGACAAAATGGCTTTTTCACTTTGGTCTATTGAAACAATGCGACATTATGGTGTGCTTGAATCACAAGTATTATATGCCATGGGTGTTAAACCAAAATGGAGCGAAAGTGGACGAGTAATAGGCACAGAAGTAATTCCTTACAGTGAATTAAAACGCCCACGTATTGATGTTGTTCTATCGGCTACAGGTCTTTATCGTGATGCATTCCCAAATGTTATGCAAATGCTGGCAAAAGCAGTTAATCAAGTAGCTGAACTAAAAGAAGACAATAATAGTATTTGGACCAATAGCCAAAAAGTTAAAGCTGATTTAATTGCCGAAGGCGTCGATGAAAAAGAAGCCGAGTATTTATCAACAATTCGAATATTCTCAAACCAGTCAGGCGATTATGGTACAGGTGTGGATGATGCCATATGGTCTAGTGATACGTGGGAAACAGATAAGAAAATATCTGATAACTATTTAGGGAAAATGGGATACTTTTTTGGCGCAGACAATACCCGCTGGGGACAAAAAGCAGTAGATAAACAAGATAACGAAGTGCAACTTTATGCTAAACAACTTTCGGGTACGGATATCGCGCTTTTCGCTCGTTCATCAAATTTATTTGGTATGTTAAGTACTGATGATCCTTTTGAATACTTTGGCTCACTCAGTTTAGCTGTGCGTAATATTGATGGTAAAAGCCCTGATATGGTAGTAGCAAACCTTCGTGATGCTAAAAATGCTAAAGCCGAAGATGCTGCGTTATTTCTTGCAAAAGAGCTACGTACTAGAATGTTCCATCCGCGTTGGATAAAAGAGTTACAAAAAGAAGGTTATTCAGGTGCTGTATCATTAGCAGCTAAAATGGATAATTTCTTTGGTTGGCAAGTCGTAGATCCTAATTTGATAAGAAATGATCAGTGGGATGAATACATGGATATTTATATTGATGATAAACTCAATTTAGCATTAGATGAATGGTTTAAAGACATCAATCCTGCAGCCTTTGCGCGTATGATGGAAAGAATGCTTGAAGCAGAGCGTAAAGATTACTGGCAAGCAGATCCTGCACGTTTAAAACAACTTATTGAACAATATATTGAAGTAGTTAATAAAAATGATTTAGTCATTCTTAACGATGCTGTGAAAGAACATGTCAACGAACTTGCGCAAGGTTTTGGCTTAGCGCCATTAGCAGCTAAAACAATGGAAGCAATGGCGGCCAATGCGAAAGCACAGCAAGAGAGTAATAACCAACAACTTGCTGAACAGCAAAAGCAGTCGGAAAACGCTGAGCAACAAGTGGAAGGTCAAAAGCTAGATAAGCAAACAGCACAAACAATAGAGCCTGATGACTTTATTTACTTTACCTTAGTAATAACTTTCATCATAATAGCTTTGGGTGCACTGTGGCAAAGTAAAAAAAGAACACTAAATAAACAGCAAATATACTTGTTATCAACCAATAATAAGAAAAAATAA